In Paenibacillus kyungheensis, the following are encoded in one genomic region:
- a CDS encoding fumarylacetoacetate hydrolase family protein gives MTAIQNVYCVGRNYRLHAEELGNEVPTEPMIFMKPSHAAVPLEQAELVLPKDKGEIHYEAELVIRIGCNYEPGLSVEQMVDGLALGIDFTLRDVQSVLKKKGHPWTAAKGFKNSAPLTAFVPFPDAATWAEQPFALLKNDQQVQLGYTRNMIFSLETIIAHIGDNYGLAAGDIIFTGTPEGVGPVATGDTFELIYAGASVGKCRIAE, from the coding sequence ATGACTGCTATTCAAAACGTATATTGTGTAGGTCGTAATTATCGTCTTCATGCTGAAGAATTAGGGAATGAAGTACCGACTGAACCGATGATTTTTATGAAACCTTCTCATGCAGCTGTACCTCTAGAACAGGCTGAATTGGTATTACCCAAAGACAAAGGTGAAATTCATTATGAAGCCGAGTTAGTAATTCGAATTGGATGCAATTATGAACCTGGTCTTTCAGTAGAACAAATGGTAGATGGATTAGCACTTGGAATCGATTTTACATTGCGTGATGTACAAAGTGTACTCAAGAAAAAAGGACATCCATGGACAGCAGCGAAAGGATTCAAAAACTCTGCACCATTGACTGCTTTTGTTCCTTTCCCGGATGCCGCTACATGGGCTGAACAACCTTTTGCTTTGCTCAAAAACGATCAACAAGTTCAGCTAGGATACACACGCAATATGATCTTTTCCCTTGAAACGATTATTGCTCATATCGGAGACAATTATGGACTTGCAGCCGGCGATATTATTTTTACAGGTACGCCTGAAGGTGTAGGCCCTGTAGCAACTGGCGATACATTTGAATTAATCTATGCAGGCGCTTCTGTAGGTAAGTGCCGGATCGCTGAATAA
- a CDS encoding CapA family protein codes for MYTTRSQQSRQRQQAKKQRQKRIRYWIMFNTVLVLSIVALGGYYWLHIKPQEVQQASSVQTDNTLDPANRSDQDVPDPAIENNDSSELSDHENDNENDLSLSKTEGDVEHLDQTSTDDQEAQPSDLEQSAEETDSQSSDTPSNESTATDKAPEQTTTSDSSTNTPAPSESSSDSSNKALQPATNTTPSGQTVTLNFGGDVMFSGKVGEKLAKAGYDYPYQYVKGSFTSDDLTVVNLETPVTDSNTTAADKTYAFKSSPQALPHMAQAGIDAVNLANNHILDQGITGLTDTITQLDQSGIAYVGAGKDSARAYQPVYFDRKGIKIALLGFSRVIPETSWNAGKNQAGVATAYDATAAQAAIREAKSKADLVVVVAHWGIERSDTLADHQSDLAHTFVDAGADLVIGGHPHVLQGLEHYKGKWIAYSTGNFIFTRSLVEKTWDTGVFQAKCTVNGDCSMQVIPYTAELGQPVPMTSDKAQALLKRLQTLSSSIAFDTKGNAIAS; via the coding sequence ATGTACACAACAAGGTCTCAACAATCTCGTCAGCGTCAGCAAGCAAAAAAACAGCGTCAAAAACGGATCCGTTATTGGATCATGTTTAACACTGTGCTGGTTCTGTCTATTGTTGCGCTTGGCGGTTATTACTGGCTTCATATCAAGCCACAGGAAGTACAGCAAGCTTCGAGTGTTCAGACAGATAATACATTAGATCCGGCAAATAGATCAGATCAAGATGTACCTGATCCTGCTATAGAAAACAATGATTCTTCAGAGCTATCAGATCATGAAAATGACAATGAGAATGATCTTTCACTTTCTAAGACAGAAGGAGATGTAGAGCATCTAGATCAGACGTCAACTGATGATCAAGAAGCACAACCTTCTGATTTGGAGCAAAGTGCAGAAGAAACAGACTCGCAATCATCGGATACACCATCTAATGAATCTACAGCAACCGATAAAGCGCCAGAACAGACAACAACATCGGATTCATCTACTAATACGCCAGCACCTTCTGAATCATCTTCAGATTCGTCCAACAAAGCACTTCAGCCTGCTACTAACACAACACCATCCGGTCAGACGGTGACGCTTAATTTTGGCGGAGATGTGATGTTTTCAGGAAAAGTCGGTGAAAAGTTAGCGAAAGCAGGATATGATTATCCATATCAATATGTTAAAGGTTCGTTTACTTCGGATGATCTAACAGTGGTGAATCTAGAAACGCCTGTGACTGATTCAAATACAACGGCCGCTGACAAAACATATGCTTTTAAATCATCGCCTCAAGCGCTTCCACATATGGCGCAAGCAGGTATTGACGCAGTAAATTTAGCAAACAATCATATTTTGGATCAAGGCATTACAGGATTAACCGATACGATTACTCAACTGGATCAAAGTGGGATTGCTTATGTAGGAGCTGGCAAAGACAGTGCTCGTGCGTACCAACCGGTTTATTTTGATCGTAAAGGAATTAAAATTGCTCTTTTGGGATTTAGTCGAGTCATTCCAGAAACCAGTTGGAATGCTGGTAAGAATCAAGCAGGTGTAGCGACAGCTTATGATGCAACAGCTGCGCAGGCAGCTATTCGCGAAGCCAAAAGCAAAGCCGATCTTGTCGTTGTCGTCGCTCACTGGGGCATCGAACGTTCAGATACTCTTGCAGATCATCAAAGTGATCTAGCACATACATTTGTCGATGCAGGAGCTGATCTTGTTATTGGCGGTCATCCGCATGTGTTACAAGGGCTAGAGCATTACAAAGGAAAATGGATTGCTTACAGTACAGGCAATTTTATTTTTACCCGTTCATTGGTGGAGAAGACATGGGATACCGGTGTATTTCAAGCCAAATGTACAGTAAACGGTGATTGCAGTATGCAGGTGATTCCATATACCGCAGAGTTAGGTCAACCTGTACCTATGACATCAGACAAAGCACAAGCATTACTCAAACGATTACAAACACTATCCAGTAGTATTGCATTTGATACCAAAGGAAATGCTATCGCTAGTTAA
- the hemH gene encoding ferrochelatase gives MSKKIGVLVMSYGTPASLDDVEAYYTHIRRGNPPAPEQLKELKDRYEAIVGGVFPLRENTDNQVQGMQDMLNEHTKDSELEFVCYQGLKHAFPFIEDGVEQMAADGITEAVGIVLAPHYSTMSVASYIKRAKETAEKHNLPISFIESYHLHPKLIETLSNRVNAKLELFEETGATREQVRVLFSAHSLPERILTMGDPYRDQLMETSKAIAERANVPSWQFTWQSAGRTAEPWLGPDVLDTMQELAKEQVKYVLVAPIGFVSDHLEVLYDLDIEAQELATEIDMRLMRIDSLNTDPLYMEVLADEVIRKYKEVYA, from the coding sequence ATGAGTAAAAAAATTGGTGTTTTGGTTATGTCTTATGGTACGCCAGCAAGCTTGGATGATGTAGAAGCGTATTACACACATATCCGTCGCGGGAATCCACCTGCTCCTGAACAATTAAAAGAGTTAAAAGATCGTTATGAAGCGATTGTCGGCGGTGTGTTTCCGTTACGTGAAAATACAGATAATCAAGTTCAAGGTATGCAAGATATGCTCAATGAACATACCAAAGACAGCGAATTGGAATTTGTATGTTACCAGGGGTTAAAACATGCTTTTCCATTTATTGAAGATGGTGTGGAACAAATGGCAGCTGATGGAATTACAGAAGCAGTCGGTATAGTACTCGCTCCTCATTATTCTACAATGAGTGTAGCAAGTTATATCAAACGTGCGAAAGAAACAGCAGAAAAACATAACTTGCCGATCTCATTTATCGAAAGTTATCATTTGCATCCTAAATTGATCGAAACATTATCGAATCGTGTTAATGCTAAATTAGAGCTGTTTGAAGAAACAGGTGCGACGCGTGAGCAAGTACGTGTATTGTTTAGTGCACATAGTCTACCTGAACGTATTTTGACTATGGGTGATCCTTATCGTGATCAATTGATGGAGACTTCCAAAGCGATTGCTGAACGTGCTAATGTACCTTCATGGCAGTTCACATGGCAAAGTGCCGGACGTACTGCTGAGCCTTGGTTAGGGCCAGATGTACTAGACACGATGCAAGAGTTAGCTAAAGAACAAGTTAAATATGTATTGGTAGCTCCTATTGGATTCGTATCTGATCATCTAGAAGTATTGTATGATCTGGATATTGAAGCACAAGAATTAGCAACTGAAATTGATATGCGTCTTATGCGTATTGATTCATTAAATACTGATCCGTTATATATGGAAGTATTAGCAGACGAAGTCATTCGTAAATATAAAGAGGTGTATGCGTAA
- the hemG gene encoding protoporphyrinogen oxidase: protein MSQSTRRVVVIGAGMTGLSAAYYMRKFLQEAEITAQITIVDQDDHIGGKVNTLQRDGFVIERGPDSFLARKTAMVDLATELGMEDELVTTNPDAKKTYILHDGQLHPMPSGLVLGIPTELRSFMESDLLSMDGKIRALDDFLLPAKMDGKDESLGDFIERRLGKEVLENVTEPLLAGIYAGDTRKLSLQATFPQFGVVEREYGSLIKGMNTGSKPVETHTGTKKSAFLTFRNGLQSLINRLGESLSTADLRLNTGVQSIQPQADGTYIVLLSDGQEVVADHVIVTVQTFAASKLLKPLVDTKALEMINYVSVANVVMAFDRKDIETEYDGSGFLVPRKEGRTITACTWTSTKWLHTSPDDRVLMRFYVGRSGDEQVVDETDEQITAKVLHDMRELMGIDAQPLFTEITRLHHSMPQYPVGHMDNIAMLRAQLAAQYPGVLALGAGYDGVGLPDCIRTAKEMAIKEAERVTSFSNSHS, encoded by the coding sequence ATGAGTCAATCTACTCGCCGCGTAGTTGTTATTGGCGCAGGGATGACTGGACTCAGTGCCGCTTACTACATGCGCAAATTTTTGCAAGAAGCAGAAATTACTGCACAGATCACGATTGTAGATCAAGATGATCATATTGGTGGAAAAGTTAACACATTACAACGTGATGGTTTTGTAATCGAACGCGGGCCGGATTCTTTTCTTGCTCGCAAAACAGCGATGGTGGATCTAGCAACAGAACTTGGAATGGAAGATGAATTGGTTACCACGAATCCTGATGCCAAAAAAACGTATATTTTGCATGATGGTCAATTGCATCCGATGCCTTCCGGTCTGGTACTTGGTATTCCTACAGAATTAAGATCATTTATGGAAAGTGATCTATTGTCGATGGATGGCAAAATTCGTGCATTGGATGATTTTCTATTACCTGCCAAAATGGATGGCAAAGACGAATCGTTAGGTGACTTTATCGAACGTCGTCTGGGAAAAGAAGTATTGGAAAATGTAACCGAGCCATTGCTTGCAGGCATTTATGCTGGAGATACACGCAAGTTAAGTCTGCAAGCTACTTTCCCGCAATTTGGTGTCGTGGAACGTGAATATGGTAGCTTGATCAAAGGAATGAATACAGGGAGTAAGCCTGTAGAAACGCACACAGGTACAAAGAAAAGTGCATTTCTAACGTTCCGCAATGGATTACAAAGTCTGATTAATCGTCTTGGTGAATCATTATCTACAGCAGATCTACGTCTGAATACAGGTGTACAATCGATTCAGCCTCAAGCAGATGGTACGTATATTGTGTTATTAAGTGATGGACAAGAAGTTGTTGCCGATCATGTGATTGTCACTGTACAGACATTTGCCGCTTCCAAATTGTTGAAGCCGCTGGTAGATACCAAAGCGTTAGAGATGATCAATTATGTATCTGTAGCCAATGTCGTTATGGCATTTGATCGCAAAGATATTGAGACAGAATATGATGGTTCTGGCTTCCTTGTACCGCGTAAAGAAGGTCGCACGATTACAGCATGTACATGGACATCCACTAAATGGCTTCATACCAGTCCAGATGATCGTGTACTGATGCGTTTCTATGTAGGACGTTCTGGTGATGAGCAAGTTGTTGATGAAACGGATGAACAGATTACAGCGAAAGTGCTACATGATATGCGCGAATTGATGGGTATTGATGCACAGCCATTATTTACCGAGATTACACGACTTCATCATTCGATGCCTCAATATCCAGTAGGGCATATGGATAATATTGCGATGCTACGTGCTCAATTAGCAGCACAATATCCAGGCGTATTAGCACTTGGAGCAGGATACGATGGTGTAGGACTACCTGACTGTATTCGTACAGCCAAAGAAATGGCGATAAAAGAAGCAGAACGAGTGACTTCATTTTCTAATAGTCATTCGTAA